The sequence below is a genomic window from bacterium.
AGGGTGATGAAAAAAACTTACAACTCTTTATAGCAGCGCTTCAACAAAAGCCGGGATTTGAAGATATGTTTATTAAATATGCTTTTAACGAAAAACCCATTTTTAAAAAACAGGTTGTTCACGTTAAAAAGGAAATTGTCACTTTAAAACGTCCCGATATTAACCCCACTACAAAAACAGCCCCTCATTTAAATGCAAAAGACTGGAATAAATTATTAGAAGATAAAAATGTGGTAGTTATTGATACCCGCAACGATTACGAATACAAAACAGGTACTTTTCCTAACTCCATAAACCCACAAAATAAAACTTTTGGCGAATTTCCTAACTTTGTTAAAAACAACACCGAACTTTTTAAAAATAAAAAAATAGCCATGTTTTGTACCGGTGGCATCCGCTGCGAAAAAGCCACAAGCCTCATGCTGGATTTGGGCTATAACGAGGTTTATCAGTTGGATGGAGGCATTTGGAATTATTTGGATACCGTTCCAAAAGATGAAAACAAATGGATTGGCGAATGCTTTGTATTTGACGATCGCATTACGGTAGATACCGATTTAGACAAAGGCAGTTTTGAGTCGTTTACTCATCACGAAGAATTTGTGGCGTCACAAAATACGCCGCAAAAAGACGCGCAATAAGATACCCCGCCAGCACATCGGCCACATAATGCTGCTTAAAAGTTAGAGTAGAAATCGCAATAGCCCAGGCCATAAAATGAAAAAACTTTTTTAAATGCTGGGCATGCTCGCGCACATAAAAATAAGATAAAAAAGCATACAGCACATGAAGCGACGGAAAACAGTTAATGGGTGGAGTATCAAGCTCAAACAAGGCCTGCATCCATGAAGCATACCAAAAGTGGTAGCGATAAATATCGGGGCGTAAATCGTAATGAACAGGGTATAAAAACCAAATCACATCGCACACGGTTAAACTTAAAAAGAAAACCAGCACCATTTGATACAGTGTTTTTTTATCGTTAATCACCATAAAAGCCGCCGGCGGGATGATAAAACAAAATATATAGGTAAAATAAGTAGCCGGGATAAACGGAATTTTAGCTTCAAAAGGCAAAGCCAAGGTATGAAACTGGCCAAATTTAAGAGCCAAGGTGCCAATAGTGAAATAATTGGCAAT
It includes:
- a CDS encoding phosphatase PAP2 family protein; amino-acid sequence: MTQEGNISYVKRAAIVLVFVAYFIANYFTIGTLALKFGQFHTLALPFEAKIPFIPATYFTYIFCFIIPPAAFMVINDKKTLYQMVLVFFLSLTVCDVIWFLYPVHYDLRPDIYRYHFWYASWMQALFELDTPPINCFPSLHVLYAFLSYFYVREHAQHLKKFFHFMAWAIAISTLTFKQHYVADVLAGYLIARLFAAYFVTPQILRDE